The following are from one region of the Nitrospirota bacterium genome:
- a CDS encoding DUF4926 domain-containing protein, producing the protein MKYKLFVEVVLKKDIPGKKLQKGDVATIVEFHQVSDGEDGYSLEVFNALGDTIAVITLEESAIESLTANEVLSVRELALT; encoded by the coding sequence ATGAAATACAAATTATTTGTAGAGGTAGTATTAAAAAAGGATATTCCTGGAAAAAAATTGCAAAAAGGTGATGTTGCCACAATAGTAGAGTTCCACCAGGTTTCTGATGGGGAAGACGGATATTCCTTAGAAGTCTTTAATGCACTTGGTGACACCATAGCTGTAATAACACTTGAGGAATCTGCCATTGAATCATTAACGGCAAACGAGGTATTAAGTGTCCGTGAGCTGGCCTTAACGTAG
- a CDS encoding DUF1566 domain-containing protein, with protein sequence MRKSILKCIFVYLFLPFSLMAFTLLVGSQPLHAELIDRGGGMIYDTDLNITWLKDANYAKISGYDADGLMTWSEAMTWADNLVYGGYSDWRLPVTLQPDPSCIWPLTSNGFNCRGSEIGHLYYTELGNLGGPGSPLPNTGPFSNIDLSYASYWSSTLWATDPYFAWNFYFGYGEQKSNDKLSNYYYAWAVRDGDVISSSTDSTPPSPVPNFSASPLSTSEIRLTWNVPFDNVGVFGYIIKKFQGTTHLDPDIIISGSHTSYKYTGLLTNTTYKFVIIAYDSAGNRSEENALLSKLNPLRIYSSSPIQSDGNGEDPRDRSYRSCACIELEIHSNRHREILQR encoded by the coding sequence GTGCGTAAGTCTATTCTGAAATGTATCTTTGTATATCTTTTCCTGCCATTTTCCCTGATGGCATTTACTTTACTCGTAGGAAGTCAACCTCTACATGCTGAACTCATAGACAGAGGTGGTGGGATGATCTATGACACGGATCTCAATATCACCTGGCTTAAAGACGCCAATTATGCAAAGATATCAGGATATGATGCAGATGGGTTGATGACATGGAGTGAGGCCATGACCTGGGCGGACAACCTGGTCTATGGGGGCTACAGTGACTGGCGGCTACCTGTTACACTCCAGCCTGATCCCAGTTGTATTTGGCCATTAACAAGTAATGGTTTTAACTGCAGGGGTAGTGAGATAGGGCATCTTTACTACACAGAGCTTGGGAATTTGGGTGGCCCAGGAAGCCCACTGCCCAATACAGGTCCCTTTAGCAATATCGACCTGAGTTATGCATCTTACTGGTCAAGTACGTTATGGGCTACTGATCCTTACTTTGCTTGGAACTTCTATTTTGGCTATGGCGAGCAGAAGTCGAATGATAAGTTATCCAACTACTATTATGCTTGGGCAGTGCGAGATGGCGATGTAATATCAAGTTCTACTGACTCCACTCCGCCATCTCCAGTCCCAAATTTTTCTGCCAGTCCATTATCCACGTCAGAAATTCGATTAACTTGGAATGTGCCTTTTGATAATGTAGGAGTGTTTGGATATATAATTAAAAAATTTCAAGGAACAACACATTTAGATCCAGATATTATCATTTCTGGTTCGCATACTTCATATAAATACACAGGATTATTGACTAACACAACATACAAGTTTGTCATTATTGCCTACGACTCAGCAGGCAACAGATCAGAAGAAAATGCACTATTAAGTAAGCTCAACCCTCTCCGAATCTACTCCTCCTCCCCCATCCAATCTGACGGAAACGGAGAAGATCCTCGAGACAGATCCTACAGATCCTGCGCATGTATCGAACTTGAAATACATTCAAACCGCCATAGAGAGATATTACAACGATAA